GACCGCGTGTTTGCTTGCGACGTAAGCGGAGGATTGTGCGATGCCGACAAGCCCCGCGACCGACGCGCAGTTGACGACGACGCCCGCTTTCCGCGCGAGCATCCGCGGCAGTTCGTGCTTCATGCAAAGCCACACGCCCTTGAGGTTGACGGCGATGACGCGGTCGAAATCCTCCTCGCGCTGATCGGCAAGCGGCCCGACCTTCGCCTCGACGCCGGCGTTGTTGAAGGCGATATCGATCCGCCCGTGCGCATTGTCGATCGCGTCAAACAGCGCGGCCACATCGCCCGCACTCGACACGTCGGTACGCACGAAGATCGCCTCGCCGCCGGATGCGCGAATCAATGCCGCCGCGTCCGCGCCCGCTTCGTCCCGATCCGCGAGCACCGTCTTTGCGCCCTCGTTCGCGAAAGCGATCGCCGTCGCGCGGCCGATGCCCGACGCCGCGCCCGTCACCAGCACCACCTTGTCCTTGAAGGCGTTCATTTTCTCCCCTTCCCCGGCCGCCGCGCCTTGCGCCGTGCCGTTTTGCTCCCAACATTAATGTAAGACCGCGCCGTCCCGCACGCCGAAAAACCGGGTTGACGCGCGTCAAGCGCGCCGGGCGACGGCCACCCGCGATCGCGAGCTCGCGGCGCGCATCGTGGCAGCAAAAAAATTGCAACTCCAAATAAAAAGCGGTTGACAGGCCATTTTTTTTTTTCGGTACGCTAGCTCACGTAAGGGCAATTGGGCTTTTGGGGCAGGTTTTCCAACCGCTAGCGTGGGAGGGAACACGCATGTATCTTCGCACAATCTGGCTCGTGATCTTGTTAGTCGTGGTAATGGCGTCTTCGTCCGTGGCTGCAAAAGAGGAACAAAAAGCGCCCGACGAAACGACGGACGAAATCGTTCTGGAAGACGGCGGTACTATGCTGATCTTTGATGCGCGCAACGGATCGTTGTTGCATTGGTCTTCAGGGCAGCACGTCCTGATTGATTCACCGCCAAGCTCGGACTATGAGACCGCGGAGGCATTCGGCGATTTCTCGCAGGGATCAATTTCAGTTGGAACGGGCCGTAGCGACTGCGACTTTGTTGATCCCCACAGTGGTTACCTTATCGACACCATCGACCAGAACGGCGCGTGCCTTGGTTTCGGTCTCTACCTGTTTAAACAGGCCGACGGTTGGGGCAGCGTCTTGGATGGCGAAGTTCTGCATCCGATGGAATTCGAAATGGCTTACGATAGCTGGTGGAATGGCTTGTGGCTCCACCATCAATGGTCGGTTTATGGGATGTCCTCGATCCATACTCACAACCTGGGACTGGAGTTCTGGGAACCAAACGCCACCCATCCCGATATTGTCGCAAGCGAGAACGATCCGCCTGTTCCTCTCTTTACGGTCGAGGCGGAAGTGCGGGTGCAATTGGACGGGACGGTACGGTGGCGCAACATCGGTGTCTACTGGGATAACGGCGGTATTCCACCCGGTGAGGGCGAGGAGGATTGGTTCGGCATCTACGGCGTCCAATATCCGATCACCCGGCGCTACGACACCGGGCAACCCTATTCGTCCGGTTCATCCCCCGACTACCTCGTGTTGCCGGTAAGCGACGGGCTCGAACTCAACAATCCCATGTATAACCTCTGGAACTCAACGCAGGCAGCAAGTACGGCTTACCACAACTACGAACCGGTTCGGTGGGGAGAGGAAATCAGCCTCCTAGAGAAGGAGGACAGCCTCGGCACCGTGAGCACTTGGGTCCGGAACTATCCGGACGGATACCAGATGACGATGCCGTTCCTCGCCTACTATTCAACGGATACGGCTAGGAGCGCCGGGACTTACTTCGTCATTCCGGATACGTCCATGAAGGCCAAATCGTTCATCGTCCGTGCGAGGGATTACGACGCCAACTCCTTGCCTGACAAGTTCGATTTCTCGTACGTCCATTGGAGCGACGATGTGTGCGAGAGCTACAGCAATGACGGCCATCCCGATACATTTGACAAGGTTTGCCAGTGGGGAATGAGGGATTTCGGTCCGACGACGTACGAAGTCCGGATGGAGCCGCTAACCGAGCGGAACTGGTATCAACCGGCGGAGCGGTATCGCGACTGGGCTCGCGCCAACGCGCCCTGGTGGGGCACGCTGAACAAGCACAAGCACCCGGCGCTGGCTCCCTTTTACCAGTACGCGGGTATCGCGGTCGGCGGGCTGGGCTCTCAGCAGAACGTATCGAACGCAAACCAGAATTTCGTCGGTGCCTTCCGCGCGTTGCTCAAGCAGAATACGCCAAACCTCTTCCCCGCCGACGACGCCCGCGTTTTGTTCGTCCAGGGTTGGGATTGGTCCTCCTCGGATATTTCCGTCCGGTCGAGCTTTTTCAACCGAGGCCGGAAATACACCGGAGGGAGCATCAATAACCTCGAATATTGGCGGGCGCACTTTGGCCCGACGGACCCGACGAGAACGCAGAACCGGGGCGCCATCATGAGGGACGCCGACGCCGGCGCGCCGTACTACAACGCGAACAAGGCCGGCGACTATCTTGTGCCGTATATCGATTCCCTGAGCCTCTGTTACGGTGGTGGTGAGTACCCGTGCGACGGGCTAACCTGGGACGGCTACGAACGTAGCATGAGTTATCCGAGCGCCGACAACCCCGGCGCGCCCTGGATCGACCGGCGCATCATGCCCGATACCAGTGGCGACGGTTACAGAAAGGTCCGGATGAATCCCGCGTTGGCCGACGTTCGCAGCTTTTTCGCGGATCGCGACCTGAAGGTGGTCATGGATCCTTTCGGCGGATTGTATGGCGTCGACAAGCCCTTGTCCGGCCTGTACCACGACGTCGGGGTGACGTTCAACGTCGCCCTGAGTTTCCGAGCCCACGAGGCCTTTCAGAACCCTCAGGACAAGATCCCGGCCTATTTGCCGAGCCATGGCATCACCGCACCCCATTTTCAGGTCGGTCGAGGCGGATTCACCTTCGAGGCGGCGCGGGATATGCTGGGAGCCGTGCGGTATAGCGGCGCCGAGCCCCATCTCATGGGGACGGAGCGGATGTCGGAGATTTTCGTGGACCTCCAGGACTTCTACAGCGCGGGCGAGGACGGGTCGGGGCCGCTTCGCCGGTTCGACATCGGCAGCCATGACGGCCTCTTCAGCGATTGTTGCGGACAATTTACTGGCGAAAGCAAGTGGATCATGGAGGGAGCCGGCAAAGAAATTCCGCTCCTTCCATTCGTCTATCATCCGGCCATGCCTGTTCGCACCTCTTCGTTGACGCTTTCGGGCGG
The window above is part of the bacterium genome. Proteins encoded here:
- a CDS encoding SDR family oxidoreductase; its protein translation is MNAFKDKVVLVTGAASGIGRATAIAFANEGAKTVLADRDEAGADAAALIRASGGEAIFVRTDVSSAGDVAALFDAIDNAHGRIDIAFNNAGVEAKVGPLADQREEDFDRVIAVNLKGVWLCMKHELPRMLARKAGVVVNCASVAGLVGIAQSSAYVASKHAVVGLTKSAALECAASGVRVNAICPGLIDTPMIDRATGGSDAALKAYLALEPVGRMGTPEEIASAVLWLASDGAAFVTGHALAVDGGWTAA